In the genome of Xanthomonas translucens pv. cerealis, one region contains:
- a CDS encoding YehS family protein translates to MINNDVLRSIRYMLDLSDQMIVDTVHLADPAFPIDRSEVPAYLKKEDEDGFVECSDRVLAHFLDGLVFHYRGRDDSLPARPVETRVSNNVVLKKLRVAFQLKDVDMHQIFAEAGFPVSKPELSALFRQPEHKNFRLCGDQLLRNFLKGLTLRLRAAG, encoded by the coding sequence ATGATCAACAACGACGTACTGCGCTCCATCCGCTACATGCTCGACCTCAGCGACCAGATGATCGTGGACACGGTGCACCTCGCCGATCCGGCCTTCCCGATCGACAGGAGCGAGGTGCCGGCCTACCTGAAGAAGGAGGACGAGGACGGCTTCGTCGAATGCAGCGACCGGGTCCTGGCGCATTTCCTGGACGGGCTGGTGTTCCACTACCGCGGCCGCGACGACAGCCTGCCGGCGCGCCCGGTGGAAACCCGGGTCAGCAACAACGTGGTGCTGAAGAAGCTGCGCGTGGCGTTCCAGCTGAAGGATGTGGACATGCACCAGATCTTCGCCGAGGCCGGCTTCCCGGTGTCCAAGCCGGAGCTGTCGGCGCTGTTCCGCCAGCCCGAGCACAAGAACTTCCGCCTGTGCGGCGACCAGTTGCTGCGCAACTTCCTCAAAGGGCTGACCCTGCGGCTGCGCGCGGCGGGGTGA
- the glpK gene encoding glycerol kinase GlpK, translated as MEKKFILAIDQGTTSSRAILFDRKGHIAGMAQREFGQIFPQPGWVEHNPREIMTSVYTTITELLNNQQVDASAIAGIGITNQRETAVVWDRATGQPIYNAIVWQSRQTKDICEQLKAAGHEDMVRAKTGLLIDAYFSGTKVKWILDHVEGARERAQRGELAFGTIDSWLIWNLTAGKVHVTDYTNASRTLLYNIHALRWDEELLQMLDIPASMLPEVRSSSEIYGTTQGQYFYGHEVPIAGIAGDQQAALFGQACFEPGMAKNTYGTGCFMLMNTGEKAVESKNGLLTTIAWGVDGKVEYALEGAIFVAGSVVQWLRDGLRMFGKASDSQSYAERAGDNDGVYFVPAFVGLGAPYWRSDIRGAVFGLTRGTTKEHFIRAAIESMAYQTRDVLTAMQVDSGIELKELRADGGAISNDFMAQFQSDILDVPVLRPEVAETTALGAAYLAGLATGFWKDRAEIAQQWAVDRRFEPSMPAERREELYAGWRQAVEATMGFRIR; from the coding sequence ATGGAAAAGAAATTCATCCTGGCCATCGACCAGGGCACCACCAGTTCGCGCGCGATCCTGTTCGACCGCAAGGGCCACATCGCCGGCATGGCGCAGCGCGAGTTCGGGCAGATCTTCCCGCAGCCGGGCTGGGTGGAGCACAACCCGCGCGAGATCATGACCAGCGTCTACACCACGATCACCGAACTACTGAACAACCAGCAGGTGGACGCAAGCGCGATCGCCGGCATCGGCATCACCAACCAGCGCGAGACCGCGGTGGTGTGGGACCGCGCCACCGGGCAGCCGATCTACAACGCCATCGTCTGGCAGTCGCGGCAGACCAAGGATATCTGCGAACAGCTCAAGGCTGCCGGCCACGAGGACATGGTGCGGGCCAAGACCGGGCTGCTGATCGATGCGTATTTTTCCGGCACCAAGGTCAAGTGGATCCTCGACCATGTGGAGGGCGCGCGTGAGCGCGCGCAGCGCGGCGAACTGGCGTTCGGCACCATCGACAGCTGGTTGATCTGGAACCTCACCGCCGGCAAGGTCCACGTCACCGACTACACCAACGCCTCGCGCACGCTGCTGTACAACATCCACGCACTGCGCTGGGACGAGGAATTGCTGCAGATGCTCGACATCCCGGCCTCGATGCTGCCCGAGGTGCGGTCCTCCAGCGAGATCTACGGCACCACCCAGGGCCAGTATTTCTACGGCCACGAAGTGCCGATCGCCGGCATCGCCGGCGACCAGCAGGCGGCGCTGTTCGGCCAGGCCTGTTTCGAGCCGGGCATGGCCAAGAACACCTACGGCACCGGCTGTTTCATGCTGATGAATACCGGCGAGAAGGCGGTGGAATCCAAGAACGGCCTGCTCACCACCATCGCCTGGGGCGTGGACGGCAAGGTGGAGTACGCGCTGGAAGGGGCGATCTTCGTCGCCGGTTCGGTGGTGCAGTGGCTGCGCGACGGCCTGCGCATGTTCGGCAAGGCCAGCGACTCGCAGTCCTACGCCGAACGCGCCGGCGATAACGACGGCGTGTATTTCGTGCCGGCTTTCGTCGGCCTGGGCGCGCCCTACTGGCGCAGCGACATCCGCGGCGCGGTGTTCGGCCTGACCCGCGGCACCACCAAGGAACATTTCATCCGCGCCGCGATCGAATCGATGGCCTACCAGACCCGCGACGTGCTGACCGCGATGCAGGTCGATTCGGGCATCGAGCTGAAGGAACTGCGCGCCGACGGCGGCGCGATCAGCAACGACTTCATGGCCCAGTTCCAGAGCGACATCCTCGACGTGCCGGTGCTGCGTCCGGAGGTGGCGGAAACCACCGCGCTTGGCGCTGCCTATCTGGCCGGCCTGGCGACGGGCTTCTGGAAGGATCGCGCCGAGATCGCGCAGCAGTGGGCGGTGGACCGCCGCTTCGAGCCCAGCATGCCGGCCGAACGCCGCGAGGAACTGTATGCCGGCTGGCGACAGGCGGTGGAGGCGACGATGGGCTTCCGCATTCGTTAG
- a CDS encoding SDR family oxidoreductase, with the protein MSGRLQGKRCLITAAGAGIGRESALACAREGAQVLATDIDAAALQALAADSAAIVTQTLDVTDASAIQALVAANAPFDVLFNCAGYVHQGSILDCDEPAWRRSFAINVDAMYYLCQAVLPGMLEQGRGSIVNMSSVASSIKGVPNRFAYGVTKAAVIGLSKAIAADYVAKGIRCNAICPGTIKTPSLGQRVKALGGDEQAVWKSFTDRQPMGRLGDPREIAQLVVYLASDDASFTTGQTHIIDGGWSN; encoded by the coding sequence ATGAGCGGCCGGCTGCAAGGCAAGCGTTGCCTGATCACCGCCGCCGGCGCCGGCATCGGCCGCGAAAGCGCGCTGGCCTGCGCGCGCGAAGGCGCGCAGGTGCTGGCCACCGACATCGATGCCGCCGCACTGCAGGCGCTGGCCGCCGACTCCGCTGCGATCGTCACCCAGACCCTGGACGTCACCGACGCCAGCGCGATCCAGGCGCTGGTCGCGGCGAACGCGCCGTTCGACGTGCTGTTCAACTGCGCCGGCTACGTGCACCAGGGCAGCATCCTGGATTGCGACGAGCCGGCATGGCGGCGTTCGTTCGCGATCAACGTCGATGCGATGTACTACCTGTGCCAGGCGGTGTTGCCGGGCATGCTGGAACAGGGCCGCGGCAGCATCGTCAACATGTCCTCGGTGGCCTCCAGCATCAAGGGTGTGCCGAACCGCTTCGCCTATGGCGTGACCAAGGCCGCGGTGATCGGGCTGAGCAAGGCCATCGCCGCCGACTACGTGGCCAAGGGCATCCGCTGCAACGCGATCTGCCCGGGCACGATCAAGACGCCGTCGCTGGGCCAGCGGGTCAAGGCGCTGGGTGGCGACGAGCAGGCGGTGTGGAAGAGCTTCACCGACCGCCAGCCGATGGGCCGCCTCGGCGACCCGCGCGAGATCGCGCAGCTGGTGGTGTACCTGGCCTCGGACGATGCTTCGTTCACCACCGGGCAGACCCACATCATCGACGGCGGCTGGTCGAACTGA
- a CDS encoding aldo/keto reductase, translating to MAQRLLGCSGVRIATLGFGAAPIGNLYAEVDDAVALAAVADAHAAGIRHFDTAPYYGYGLSERRLGQGLRGLPRASYTLSTKVGRRVYDQAGAAPGRDGFAVAGRGAAFDYSRDGVLREFEASLQRLGTDHVDVLLLHDIGRLTHGERHPAMLRQALDEALPAMAELKASGACRAIGIGVNEEDIALELMPLFPLDCVMLAGRYTLLEQHAAQRIMAQALQHQVGILVAGPYSSGLLSDARGPGDTYNYAPVDPATLAHAQRLFAACAAQGVDVGAAALQFPLAHPAVAAVVAGMRTPAEVASAAARMHAPIPPLLWQQLRDQDLLQAQVPTP from the coding sequence ATCGCGCAGCGCCTACTCGGCTGCAGCGGCGTGCGCATCGCCACGCTGGGCTTCGGCGCCGCACCGATCGGCAACCTGTACGCGGAAGTGGACGATGCGGTGGCATTGGCCGCGGTCGCCGACGCCCATGCCGCCGGCATCCGCCATTTCGACACCGCGCCGTATTACGGCTACGGGCTGAGCGAACGCCGGCTCGGGCAGGGCCTGCGCGGGTTGCCGCGTGCGAGCTACACGCTGTCGACCAAGGTTGGGCGCCGCGTCTATGACCAGGCCGGTGCTGCGCCGGGACGCGACGGCTTCGCCGTGGCCGGGCGTGGCGCCGCGTTCGACTACAGCCGCGACGGCGTGCTGCGCGAATTCGAAGCCAGCCTGCAGCGGCTCGGCACCGACCACGTGGACGTCCTGCTGCTGCACGACATCGGCCGCCTCACCCACGGCGAACGGCACCCGGCGATGCTGCGCCAGGCGCTGGACGAGGCCTTGCCGGCAATGGCCGAACTCAAGGCCAGCGGCGCCTGCCGCGCGATCGGCATCGGCGTCAACGAAGAAGACATCGCGCTGGAACTGATGCCGCTGTTCCCGCTGGACTGCGTGATGCTGGCCGGCCGCTACACCTTGCTCGAACAGCACGCGGCGCAGCGGATCATGGCGCAGGCGCTGCAGCACCAGGTCGGCATCCTGGTTGCCGGCCCGTACAGCTCGGGCCTGCTCAGTGACGCGCGCGGCCCCGGCGACACCTACAACTACGCGCCGGTGGACCCGGCCACGCTGGCGCACGCGCAGCGCCTGTTCGCCGCCTGCGCGGCGCAGGGCGTGGACGTGGGCGCGGCGGCGCTGCAGTTCCCGCTCGCGCACCCGGCGGTCGCCGCGGTGGTCGCCGGCATGCGCACCCCTGCGGAGGTGGCCAGCGCCGCCGCGCGTATGCACGCGCCGATCCCGCCGCTGCTGTGGCAACAGTTGCGCGACCAGGACTTGCTGCAGGCGCAGGTGCCGACGCCGTGA
- a CDS encoding amidohydrolase family protein codes for MNVVDAHVHFWQLARGDYHWLKPELTVLYRDFVPEDLVATLDAHGVAAIVAMQAAQTEAESRYLLQLARAQPRIAGVIGWIDFEAGDAAARIAALCAEGDGLLKGLRPMVQDLADPQWLARPQLDPAFDALLRHDLAFDALVKPLHLPALQARLQRHPHLRVVLDHAAKPAIGGDGFAAWADGLAQLARHPNVLCKLSGLLTELPADADLAAIEPYVAQVFACFGAQRVMWGSDWPVLTQRAGYGDWLAQAQALVARHAADAGADVFAATACRFYRLPEPILSP; via the coding sequence GTGAACGTGGTCGATGCGCACGTACACTTCTGGCAGCTGGCGCGCGGCGACTACCACTGGCTGAAGCCCGAACTCACGGTGCTGTATCGCGACTTCGTGCCCGAAGACCTGGTTGCCACGCTCGATGCGCACGGCGTGGCCGCGATCGTCGCCATGCAGGCGGCGCAGACCGAAGCGGAGAGCCGCTACCTGCTGCAGCTGGCGCGCGCGCAGCCGCGCATCGCCGGGGTGATCGGCTGGATCGATTTCGAGGCCGGCGACGCCGCCGCGCGCATCGCCGCGCTGTGCGCCGAGGGCGATGGCCTGCTCAAGGGCCTGCGGCCGATGGTGCAGGACCTGGCCGATCCGCAGTGGCTGGCGCGGCCGCAGCTGGACCCGGCGTTCGACGCGCTGCTGCGTCACGATCTGGCGTTCGACGCGCTGGTCAAGCCGCTGCACCTGCCGGCGCTGCAGGCGCGCCTACAGCGCCATCCGCATCTGCGCGTGGTGCTCGACCATGCCGCCAAGCCGGCGATCGGCGGCGACGGTTTCGCCGCCTGGGCCGACGGCCTGGCGCAGTTGGCACGGCACCCGAACGTGCTGTGCAAGCTGTCTGGCCTGCTCACCGAACTGCCCGCCGACGCCGACCTCGCCGCGATCGAGCCGTACGTGGCGCAGGTGTTCGCCTGCTTCGGTGCGCAGCGGGTGATGTGGGGCAGCGACTGGCCGGTGCTGACCCAGCGCGCCGGCTACGGCGACTGGCTGGCGCAGGCGCAGGCGCTGGTCGCGCGGCATGCCGCCGACGCCGGCGCCGATGTATTCGCCGCTACTGCATGTCGTTTCTACCGTTTGCCCGAGCCGATTCTTTCCCCCTGA
- a CDS encoding MIP/aquaporin family protein: MNRQLLGELISEAVAMVIIIAFGCSVACMYVLYDPSPYQNAYWGVCIAWGLAVTIAIYATGSVSGTHANPAVTLALALFRGFAWNKVLPYWVAQVVGGFLGAGIVYLLFAPVIDHYNQAHQLTREAGGAAGVFFTAPGLAITPMHALRDQVILTAFLIFGIFAITERYNEAAPTANSGALIIGLLVATIGASMGYLEAWAINPARDFGPRLFAYVAGWGSSALPSANSYWWIPIIGPLIGGVIGGGAYQLLIYPFLPARVKALEEAAASRRA, encoded by the coding sequence ATGAACCGGCAACTGCTTGGCGAACTGATTTCCGAGGCGGTGGCGATGGTGATCATCATCGCCTTCGGCTGTTCGGTGGCGTGCATGTACGTGCTGTACGACCCCAGTCCGTACCAGAACGCTTACTGGGGCGTGTGCATCGCCTGGGGCCTGGCGGTGACGATCGCCATCTACGCCACCGGCTCGGTCTCCGGCACCCATGCCAATCCGGCGGTGACCCTGGCGCTGGCGCTGTTTCGGGGGTTCGCCTGGAACAAGGTGCTGCCGTACTGGGTGGCGCAGGTGGTCGGCGGGTTCCTCGGTGCGGGCATCGTCTACCTGCTGTTCGCGCCGGTGATCGACCACTACAACCAGGCCCATCAGCTGACCCGCGAAGCGGGCGGCGCGGCCGGCGTGTTCTTCACCGCACCGGGCCTGGCGATTACCCCGATGCATGCGCTGCGCGACCAGGTGATCCTGACCGCGTTCCTGATCTTCGGCATCTTCGCCATCACCGAGCGCTACAACGAGGCCGCGCCCACCGCCAATTCCGGTGCGCTGATCATCGGCCTGCTGGTGGCGACCATCGGCGCCTCGATGGGCTACCTGGAAGCGTGGGCGATCAATCCGGCGCGCGATTTCGGGCCGCGCCTGTTCGCCTACGTCGCCGGCTGGGGCTCCTCGGCGCTGCCGTCGGCCAACAGCTACTGGTGGATCCCGATCATCGGCCCGCTGATCGGCGGCGTGATCGGTGGCGGCGCCTACCAGCTGCTGATCTATCCGTTCCTGCCGGCGCGGGTTAAAGCGCTCGAGGAAGCAGCGGCGTCGCGCCGGGCTTGA
- a CDS encoding ribonuclease domain-containing protein, producing MYPSIRVALLAVLALSAAQAQAQKAPPGCGALPTYVREAIRDVSACITMPNPIVACGAGAVDVQVFGNDERRLPQASRGQTYYEGKARRDPGGAAGTYRLVYLVTDGARKSVIDKRYYSADHYLSFCAIP from the coding sequence ATGTATCCCTCGATCAGAGTCGCGCTGCTTGCCGTCCTCGCCCTGTCGGCTGCGCAGGCGCAGGCACAGAAAGCCCCGCCGGGCTGCGGCGCGCTGCCCACCTATGTGCGCGAGGCCATACGCGATGTGTCCGCTTGCATCACCATGCCCAATCCGATCGTGGCCTGCGGTGCCGGCGCCGTCGATGTGCAGGTCTTCGGCAACGACGAGCGGCGCCTGCCCCAGGCCAGCCGTGGCCAGACCTACTACGAGGGCAAGGCGCGGCGCGATCCTGGCGGCGCGGCCGGCACCTATCGGTTGGTGTACTTGGTCACCGACGGCGCTCGGAAGTCTGTCATCGACAAGCGTTACTACTCCGCCGATCACTACCTCAGCTTCTGCGCGATTCCCTGA
- a CDS encoding 1-acyl-sn-glycerol-3-phosphate acyltransferase yields the protein MLPRLWFAGLRTLMGIRVERGGCAASAHWRSPCSSAAAEIDAADVAATVAAQIRPDHDVVLFAGGITSSGERVAAFKSNLFSLFLGGDAHTRPWTLRAFTLQVLSVDGRPLAQGGERDAYAFYGTMQAGVHVMRFLGMSGAVVRLTFHAPIALDHGTDRKVMAQRLHAIVAAALPAPRSDGTPA from the coding sequence GTGCTGCCGCGGCTGTGGTTCGCCGGCCTGCGTACGCTGATGGGCATCCGCGTTGAGCGCGGGGGATGCGCCGCCTCGGCGCACTGGCGCAGCCCCTGTTCATCAGCCGCCGCCGAGATCGACGCGGCCGACGTGGCAGCGACCGTCGCTGCGCAGATCCGCCCCGACCATGACGTGGTGCTGTTCGCCGGAGGCATCACCTCCTCCGGCGAGCGCGTCGCTGCGTTCAAGTCGAACCTGTTCTCGCTGTTCCTGGGCGGCGACGCCCACACCCGGCCATGGACGCTGCGAGCGTTCACGTTGCAGGTGCTGTCCGTCGATGGCCGACCGCTGGCGCAGGGCGGCGAGCGCGACGCTTACGCGTTCTACGGCACGATGCAGGCCGGCGTCCATGTCATGCGCTTTCTGGGCATGTCCGGCGCCGTGGTGCGGTTGACCTTCCACGCGCCGATCGCCCTCGATCACGGCACCGACCGCAAGGTCATGGCGCAGCGGCTGCACGCGATCGTGGCAGCGGCGCTGCCTGCACCCCGCAGCGACGGCACACCGGCCTAG
- the glpD gene encoding glycerol-3-phosphate dehydrogenase: MREIYDVLVVGGGINGVGIARDAVGRGLSVCLCERDDLASHTSSASTKLIHGGLRYLEQYEFALVGKALAEREVLLRLAPHIIWPLRFLLPHQPHLRPAWMIRTGLFLYDHLGRGRRTLPGSRRMALRSDPVGAPLREEFRTGFVYSDAWVQDARLVVLNAMDAAQRGARILTRTRCVAARRVGGVWQVQLEQADGRRQELQARALVNAAGPWAVQFLDDVAKVGHDHALRLVKGSHIVVPRLFEHDHAYIFQQPDRRIVFAIPYEHDFTLIGTTDVDYRADPSAPKIDAEETRYLCEAANRYFLKQIAPDDVVWSYSGVRPLLDDEEDNAAEVTRDYLLELDADAGAALLNVFGGKLTTYRKLAEEAVDRLVAHAGRKAPAWTARGAPLPGGERRDIHALAQELRAARPWLGEATATRLARNYGTRAVQLLGAAASLQQLGEHFGADLYQAEVDYLRVHEWVTQADDLLWRRSKLGLRIDAAGRQRLTDYLQQAPAALAAAPA, encoded by the coding sequence ATGCGCGAGATCTACGATGTGCTGGTGGTCGGTGGCGGCATCAACGGGGTGGGCATCGCCCGCGACGCGGTGGGCCGTGGTCTGTCGGTGTGCCTGTGCGAGCGCGACGACCTCGCCTCGCATACCTCCAGCGCCAGCACCAAGCTGATCCATGGCGGGCTGCGCTACCTGGAGCAGTACGAGTTCGCGCTGGTCGGCAAGGCGCTGGCCGAGCGCGAAGTGCTGTTGCGCCTGGCCCCGCACATCATCTGGCCGCTGCGCTTCCTGCTGCCGCACCAGCCGCACCTGCGCCCGGCGTGGATGATCCGCACCGGCCTGTTTCTGTACGACCATCTCGGCCGCGGCCGCCGCACCCTGCCGGGGTCCAGGCGCATGGCGCTGCGCTCGGATCCGGTCGGTGCGCCGCTGCGCGAGGAATTCCGCACCGGCTTCGTTTATTCCGACGCCTGGGTGCAGGACGCGCGGCTGGTGGTGCTCAATGCGATGGACGCAGCGCAACGCGGCGCGCGGATCCTGACCCGCACCCGCTGCGTCGCCGCGCGCCGTGTCGGCGGCGTCTGGCAGGTGCAGCTGGAGCAGGCCGACGGCCGCCGCCAGGAGCTACAGGCGCGCGCGCTGGTCAATGCCGCCGGGCCGTGGGCGGTGCAGTTTCTGGACGACGTGGCCAAGGTCGGCCACGACCACGCGCTGCGCTTGGTCAAGGGTAGCCACATCGTGGTGCCGCGGTTGTTCGAGCACGACCATGCCTACATCTTCCAGCAGCCCGACCGGCGCATCGTGTTCGCGATCCCCTACGAGCACGACTTCACCTTGATCGGTACCACCGACGTGGACTACCGCGCCGATCCGTCCGCACCGAAGATCGATGCCGAGGAGACGCGCTACCTGTGCGAGGCGGCCAACCGCTACTTCCTCAAGCAAATCGCGCCCGACGACGTGGTGTGGAGCTACAGCGGCGTGCGCCCGCTGCTCGACGACGAAGAGGACAACGCCGCCGAGGTCACCCGCGACTACCTGCTGGAACTGGACGCGGACGCCGGCGCGGCATTGCTCAATGTGTTCGGCGGCAAGCTCACCACCTACCGCAAGCTGGCCGAGGAGGCGGTGGACCGGCTGGTCGCGCACGCCGGGCGCAAGGCGCCGGCGTGGACCGCGCGCGGCGCGCCGCTGCCCGGCGGCGAGCGCCGCGACATCCATGCGCTGGCGCAGGAACTGCGTGCGGCGCGGCCGTGGCTGGGCGAGGCGACCGCGACGCGGCTGGCGCGCAACTACGGCACCCGCGCGGTGCAGTTGCTGGGCGCTGCGGCCTCGCTGCAGCAACTGGGCGAACACTTCGGCGCCGACCTGTACCAGGCGGAAGTGGACTACCTGCGTGTGCACGAATGGGTGACCCAGGCCGACGACCTGCTGTGGCGCCGCAGCAAGCTCGGCCTGCGCATCGACGCCGCCGGCCGCCAGCGCCTGACCGACTATCTGCAGCAGGCGCCGGCCGCGCTGGCCGCCGCGCCCGCATGA
- a CDS encoding HDOD domain-containing protein, whose amino-acid sequence MKLEVLFDQLHTLPTIPKVTQELILQFDNPTTSLDSVARSIERDPVIAAKVLRLANSARFRGARDSTSVEDAALRLGFNTLRTLVLASSMTDAFHAPAHFDLRAFWLHSFEVAGICRLLAKQKGLDPETAFTCGMMHNIGELLIQTGAPDYAAQLHPGASSSGRAADETVQLGFGYPEVGAELARRWQLPQVIQTAIAFQARPLQAPDGQPMPRVVAQAALVADALERHGGATTEARQAVGGPLLDDVDLDALFAALPDVIEADRAFTEMLR is encoded by the coding sequence ATGAAACTAGAGGTGCTGTTCGACCAGCTGCACACCCTGCCCACCATCCCCAAGGTGACGCAGGAGCTGATCCTGCAATTCGACAATCCCACCACCAGCCTGGACAGCGTGGCGCGCAGCATCGAGCGCGACCCGGTGATCGCGGCCAAGGTGCTGCGTCTGGCCAACTCGGCGCGGTTCCGCGGCGCGCGCGATTCGACCAGCGTCGAGGACGCGGCGCTGCGCCTGGGCTTCAACACCTTGCGCACCCTGGTGCTGGCCTCGTCGATGACCGACGCGTTCCACGCGCCGGCGCATTTCGACCTGCGCGCGTTCTGGCTGCACAGCTTCGAGGTTGCCGGCATCTGCCGGCTGCTGGCCAAGCAGAAGGGCCTGGATCCGGAAACCGCGTTCACCTGCGGAATGATGCACAACATCGGCGAGCTGCTGATCCAGACCGGCGCGCCGGACTACGCGGCGCAGCTGCATCCGGGCGCGTCCTCCAGCGGCCGCGCCGCCGACGAGACCGTGCAGCTGGGCTTCGGCTACCCGGAAGTGGGCGCCGAACTGGCGCGGCGCTGGCAGCTGCCGCAGGTGATCCAGACCGCGATCGCCTTCCAGGCACGGCCGCTGCAGGCGCCGGACGGCCAGCCGATGCCGCGCGTGGTGGCGCAGGCGGCGCTGGTCGCCGATGCGCTGGAGCGCCATGGCGGCGCCACCACGGAAGCGCGGCAGGCGGTCGGCGGCCCGCTGCTGGACGACGTGGACCTGGACGCGCTGTTCGCCGCGCTGCCGGACGTGATCGAGGCCGACCGCGCCTTCACCGAGATGCTGCGCTAA
- a CDS encoding DeoR family transcriptional regulator, with translation MRHHRRMDNTTPKPSAVPALNPRQEQLVALVRQQGYAEVEGLATRFEVTPQTIRRDLTLLCEAGVLRRYHGGVSLPSSVENLAYTARKALQALEKRRIATLLAQHIPDDASLFINIGTTNEDVARALMGHSGLRVITNNLNVAVMMSANPSFEVMVAGGRVRGRDQGVTGEATIELIRQFKVDFGVIGISGIDPDGTLLDFDFHEVRVAQAIIEHSRQVFLAADHSKLGRNAMVRLGPIARVQAWFTDRAPPPELAVVLDEAGTRVFVAEGEAEAETVAGDQADPD, from the coding sequence ATGCGCCATCATCGGCGCATGGACAACACGACTCCCAAGCCGAGCGCGGTGCCTGCGCTCAATCCGCGCCAGGAACAGCTGGTGGCGCTGGTGCGACAGCAAGGCTATGCCGAGGTGGAAGGGCTGGCCACGCGTTTCGAGGTGACCCCGCAGACCATCCGCCGCGACCTCACGCTGCTGTGCGAGGCCGGCGTGCTGCGCCGCTACCACGGCGGGGTCAGCCTGCCGTCGAGCGTGGAGAACCTGGCCTACACCGCGCGCAAGGCGCTGCAGGCGCTGGAGAAGCGGCGCATCGCCACGCTGCTGGCGCAGCACATCCCCGACGACGCGTCGCTGTTCATCAATATCGGCACCACCAACGAGGACGTGGCGCGCGCTTTGATGGGGCATAGCGGGCTGCGGGTGATCACCAACAACCTCAACGTGGCGGTGATGATGAGCGCCAATCCGAGCTTCGAGGTGATGGTCGCCGGCGGCCGCGTGCGCGGCCGCGACCAGGGCGTCACCGGCGAGGCCACGATCGAACTGATCCGCCAGTTCAAGGTGGATTTCGGCGTGATCGGCATTTCCGGCATCGATCCGGATGGCACCTTGCTGGATTTCGATTTCCACGAGGTGCGGGTGGCGCAGGCGATCATCGAGCACTCGCGGCAGGTGTTCCTGGCCGCCGACCACAGCAAGCTGGGCCGCAACGCCATGGTCCGGCTCGGGCCGATCGCGCGGGTCCAGGCCTGGTTCACCGACCGCGCGCCGCCGCCGGAGCTGGCCGTGGTGCTGGACGAGGCCGGGACCCGCGTATTCGTTGCCGAAGGCGAGGCCGAGGCGGAAACGGTGGCCGGCGACCAGGCCGATCCGGACTGA
- a CDS encoding HAD-IA family hydrolase gives MRRYDLVIFDFEGTLADSFAWFLDTINDVADAFGFRRFEPERLQEIRSLSARELMARSGIRWWRVPAVARRMRALMAAQIERIALFDGVAELLDALARAGVQLALVTSNSRDNVERVLGAELTARFRHIGCGAAVLGKRRKLRAALKACRASAARALCVGDEIRDAHAARQAGIAFVGVAWGYTLPAALQPHTAAAAGTPGRPVGPAGPAKPGLSAARGASVTAASTRFPAPGPLALPPRQRAALPTIPDCPLPNAAPQRAVHL, from the coding sequence ATGCGCCGCTACGACCTGGTCATCTTCGATTTCGAAGGCACCCTGGCCGATTCCTTCGCCTGGTTCCTGGACACCATCAACGACGTCGCCGACGCGTTCGGCTTCCGCCGCTTCGAACCGGAGCGGCTGCAGGAAATCCGCAGCCTGAGCGCGCGCGAGCTGATGGCGCGCAGCGGCATCCGCTGGTGGCGAGTGCCGGCGGTGGCGCGACGCATGCGCGCGTTGATGGCCGCACAGATCGAGCGCATCGCCCTGTTCGACGGGGTGGCCGAATTGCTGGACGCGCTCGCGCGGGCCGGCGTGCAGCTGGCGCTGGTGACCTCCAACAGCCGCGACAACGTCGAGCGCGTGCTCGGCGCCGAACTGACCGCGCGCTTCCGCCATATCGGTTGCGGTGCCGCAGTGCTGGGCAAGCGCCGCAAGCTGCGCGCCGCGCTCAAGGCGTGCCGCGCATCGGCCGCGCGCGCGCTGTGCGTGGGCGACGAGATCCGCGACGCCCACGCCGCACGCCAGGCCGGCATCGCCTTCGTCGGCGTCGCTTGGGGCTACACCCTGCCGGCCGCGCTGCAGCCGCACACCGCTGCCGCTGCTGGAACACCCGGCCGACCTGTGGGACCGGCTGGGCCTGCCAAGCCCGGCCTGAGCGCGGCCCGGGGCGCATCGGTGACCGCTGCGTCCACCCGATTCCCCGCTCCCGGTCCGCTCGCACTCCCGCCGCGCCAGCGAGCTGCGCTCCCAACCATTCCCGATTGCCCATTGCCCAATGCTGCACCGCAACGTGCTGTTCACTTGTGA